From Nitrospiria bacterium, one genomic window encodes:
- a CDS encoding DNA polymerase III subunit alpha, translated as MKHSDFVHLHCHTQYSLLDGANPVNALLQQAVSFRMPALAITDHGNLFGAIEFYQKARAAGIKPIIGCEMYVSPKSHRDKESGGLHHEYYHLILLAADRTGYKNLIKLVSAAHLDGFYYKPRIDKDLLQKHHEGLIGLSACLRGEIPSLLANGEPEKALAAAGAYEEILGKGNFYLEVQHNGLEAQQKINKELVELHRKTGMALAATNDAHYLTRGHARAHDILLCLQTGKTVNEPDRMRFGSEENYLKSAEEMAANFSELPEAVLNTKLIAERCNLDLTFDQIHLPHYKVPNGFTREHYLDKLAREGLAARLKSKSPDCPSDEVYVQRLATELAVLNSMGYAGYFLIVWDIINYARSHGIPVGPGRGSAAGSLVAYALRITDIDPMRYDLLFERFLNPERVSLPDIDMDFCMDRREEVIRYVTEKFGPDHVCQIITFGTMAAKAVIRDVGRVLELPYAEVDKVAKLVPNTLGITLDEAVKAEPRLQELSKTDPKIQELLSLARSLEGLARHASTHAAGVVISEEPLTEHVPLYRGAKGEIVTQYAKDDLEKIGLVKFDLLGLRTLTVIDQAVKLINKKRSIEEAIRPSDIPLDDAKTYQQLSSGETVGIFQLESRGMRDLLVKLKPEGFEDLIAILALYRPGPIGSGMVDDFIKRKRGLVPIKYELPELKEILKETYGVIVYQEQVMKIANVLAGFSLGQADLLRRAMGKKKPEEMENQKERFIKGARDNGIPEKKAEKLFDLMAYFAGYGFNKSHSAAYALISYQTAYLKAHYPVEFMAALLSSEMGNADKVVRYITECRSLSIKILPPDVNESRRDFTVVEDGIRFGLAAIKNVGGNAIDSIREARELGGPFTSIFDFCRRIDSRKVNRRAIEGLIKSGALDSTKARRSQMTAVLEKAVEEGNVAQRDRLQGQAALFGQDSGPEKTSGPDPLPPLEEWDESQKLRLEKESIGFYITGHPLARYANELRYYATANAETLDDVPEDRQVKLCGIIAQQKIATTKRGDKMAYLTLEDLQGSIEILVFPDLYKKTSAILTPDTPLFVTGFVDKGEKGAKVKATGIEPLAQVREQSTRRVDICLNSTGLTSQDLHRLKDILLRHRGSCPVYLRLGMPNQTESTIAVNEEVRIKPTDLFVTDVEREFGKGTVVLR; from the coding sequence ATGAAGCACTCCGACTTCGTCCATCTCCATTGCCACACCCAGTACAGTCTGTTGGACGGCGCGAACCCCGTTAACGCGCTGCTTCAACAGGCCGTTTCTTTCCGGATGCCGGCCCTGGCCATCACCGATCACGGAAACCTTTTCGGTGCCATCGAGTTCTACCAGAAAGCGCGGGCGGCCGGGATCAAGCCCATTATCGGCTGTGAGATGTATGTCTCGCCCAAAAGCCATCGCGACAAGGAGTCCGGCGGACTCCATCATGAATATTATCACTTGATCCTGCTCGCGGCCGACCGTACGGGATATAAAAATCTGATCAAACTGGTGAGCGCCGCTCACCTGGACGGCTTCTACTACAAACCCCGCATCGACAAGGACTTGCTCCAAAAACATCATGAAGGGCTGATCGGCCTGTCGGCCTGCCTCCGGGGCGAAATTCCGAGCCTGCTCGCCAACGGCGAACCCGAGAAGGCGCTGGCCGCGGCCGGCGCCTACGAAGAGATCCTCGGAAAGGGAAACTTCTACCTTGAAGTCCAACACAACGGGCTGGAGGCCCAACAGAAGATCAACAAAGAACTGGTCGAACTCCATCGAAAAACGGGGATGGCCCTCGCCGCCACCAACGACGCCCATTATTTAACCCGCGGTCACGCGCGCGCGCACGACATCCTCCTCTGCCTGCAGACCGGAAAGACGGTGAATGAACCGGACCGGATGCGGTTCGGATCGGAAGAAAACTATCTCAAGTCGGCCGAGGAAATGGCCGCGAATTTCTCGGAGCTTCCCGAAGCCGTCCTCAATACAAAGCTGATTGCGGAACGCTGCAACCTCGATCTGACCTTCGATCAAATCCATCTCCCTCATTATAAAGTTCCAAACGGGTTCACCCGCGAACACTATCTGGACAAACTGGCCCGGGAAGGGCTGGCCGCGCGGCTTAAAAGCAAGTCTCCGGATTGTCCTTCGGACGAGGTGTACGTTCAACGTCTCGCGACCGAGTTGGCCGTCCTCAACAGCATGGGCTACGCCGGGTATTTCCTGATCGTCTGGGACATCATCAATTATGCCCGGTCGCACGGCATCCCGGTCGGACCGGGGCGGGGCTCGGCGGCCGGAAGTCTCGTGGCCTATGCGTTGAGGATCACGGATATCGATCCGATGAGGTACGATCTTCTGTTTGAGCGGTTTTTGAACCCCGAACGCGTCTCGCTCCCCGACATCGACATGGACTTCTGCATGGACCGGCGGGAGGAGGTGATCCGTTACGTCACCGAAAAATTCGGCCCGGATCACGTCTGCCAGATCATCACGTTCGGAACGATGGCGGCCAAGGCCGTGATCCGGGACGTCGGGCGCGTGCTGGAGCTTCCCTACGCCGAAGTGGACAAAGTGGCCAAGCTCGTTCCGAACACGCTCGGGATCACCCTGGACGAAGCCGTCAAGGCCGAGCCGCGCCTGCAGGAACTCTCCAAGACCGATCCCAAGATCCAGGAGCTTCTATCGTTGGCGCGCTCCCTGGAAGGGCTGGCCCGCCACGCGTCCACGCACGCCGCGGGCGTCGTCATTTCGGAGGAACCGCTGACGGAACATGTGCCGTTGTACCGGGGCGCCAAGGGCGAAATCGTCACGCAATATGCCAAGGATGATCTGGAAAAAATCGGATTGGTCAAATTCGATCTCCTGGGCCTCCGGACGCTCACGGTCATCGATCAAGCGGTCAAACTGATCAATAAGAAACGTTCCATCGAAGAAGCGATCCGGCCCAGCGATATCCCCCTGGACGATGCGAAAACGTATCAACAGCTCTCCTCCGGAGAAACCGTCGGCATCTTTCAACTGGAAAGCCGGGGCATGCGCGATCTCCTGGTTAAACTCAAGCCGGAAGGGTTCGAGGATCTGATCGCCATTCTGGCCTTGTACCGTCCGGGTCCCATCGGAAGCGGGATGGTGGATGATTTTATCAAGCGAAAGCGCGGTCTCGTTCCGATCAAATACGAGTTGCCGGAACTGAAAGAGATATTGAAGGAGACCTACGGCGTCATCGTTTATCAGGAGCAGGTGATGAAGATCGCCAACGTCCTGGCCGGATTCAGTTTGGGACAGGCCGACCTGCTCCGGCGGGCGATGGGAAAGAAGAAGCCCGAGGAGATGGAAAATCAGAAGGAACGCTTCATCAAGGGAGCGCGGGACAACGGAATACCCGAAAAGAAAGCCGAGAAGCTCTTCGATCTCATGGCCTATTTCGCCGGGTACGGATTCAACAAATCCCACAGCGCGGCCTACGCCCTGATCTCCTACCAGACCGCCTATTTAAAAGCGCATTATCCGGTCGAGTTCATGGCCGCACTGCTTTCCAGCGAAATGGGGAACGCCGACAAGGTGGTGCGGTACATCACGGAATGCCGGTCCCTGTCGATCAAGATCCTCCCGCCCGATGTCAACGAAAGCCGGCGGGATTTCACGGTCGTGGAGGACGGAATCCGCTTCGGGCTGGCCGCCATCAAGAATGTGGGCGGAAACGCGATCGATTCGATCCGGGAGGCCCGCGAACTGGGCGGGCCGTTCACGTCCATTTTCGACTTCTGCCGGCGCATCGACTCCCGGAAGGTCAACCGGCGCGCCATCGAAGGGCTCATCAAGAGCGGCGCCCTGGACTCGACGAAGGCCAGGCGGTCGCAGATGACGGCCGTCCTGGAAAAGGCCGTCGAGGAAGGGAACGTGGCCCAGCGAGACCGGCTGCAGGGGCAGGCCGCCCTGTTCGGTCAGGACTCCGGCCCGGAAAAGACATCCGGCCCCGACCCGCTTCCGCCGCTGGAGGAGTGGGACGAGTCGCAGAAACTCCGTCTTGAAAAGGAAAGCATCGGCTTTTACATCACGGGCCATCCCCTGGCGCGGTATGCGAATGAATTACGATACTATGCCACGGCCAACGCCGAAACCCTGGACGACGTCCCGGAAGACCGGCAGGTCAAACTGTGCGGCATCATCGCCCAGCAAAAGATCGCGACGACCAAACGGGGCGACAAGATGGCCTACCTGACGCTGGAAGACCTGCAGGGCTCGATCGAGATCCTGGTTTTTCCGGATCTGTACAAGAAGACCTCGGCCATTCTGACGCCGGACACCCCGCTTTTCGTCACGGGATTCGTCGACAAGGGCGAAAAGGGGGCCAAGGTCAAGGCGACGGGCATCGAACCCCTGGCCCAGGTCCGGGAACAGAGCACCCGCCGCGTCGATATCTGCCTCAATTCCACCGGCCTGACCTCCCAGGACCTTCACCGCCTGAAGGACATCCTGCTCCGGCATCGCGGTTCATGCCCCGTCTATCTTCGCCTCGGGATGCCCAATCAAACCGAGTCCACCATCGCGGTGAATGAAGAGGTCCGGATCAAACCGACCGATCTTTTTGTGACCGACGTTGAACGGGAGTTCGGAAAGGGAACCGTTGTCTTGCGATGA
- a CDS encoding acetyl-CoA carboxylase carboxyltransferase subunit alpha, producing the protein MKEHLDFEKPLVEFEEKIEKLKPFAKTDPLIHREIGVLEKKAQEVQAEIYAKLTPWQRTQLARHPNRPNTLDYIAFMIHDFVELHGDRLYGDDHAIVGGIGIFRNRPAVIIGHQKGRSVKERVDRNFGMPHPEGYRKALRLMKQAEKFMKPVITFIDTPGAYPGIGAEERGQAEAIARNLIEMARLAVPIVAVVIGEGGSGGALALGVGDRILMLEHSIYSVISPEGCAAILWNNSAKALEAAEVLKMTAKDLRSLGVIDEIIPEPVGGAHKDPPQMAEILEKAIENQLAQLDGLKTDDLLEQRYQKFKKMGVFGEDIVP; encoded by the coding sequence GTGAAGGAACACCTGGATTTCGAAAAACCTCTCGTTGAATTCGAAGAGAAGATCGAAAAATTAAAGCCCTTCGCCAAGACCGACCCGCTGATTCACCGCGAGATCGGAGTGCTTGAGAAAAAAGCCCAGGAAGTCCAGGCGGAAATTTACGCCAAGCTCACCCCCTGGCAGCGGACCCAACTGGCCCGGCACCCGAACCGGCCCAACACCCTGGACTACATCGCGTTCATGATCCACGATTTCGTCGAACTCCACGGCGATCGCCTCTACGGGGACGACCACGCCATCGTCGGCGGCATCGGGATTTTCCGCAACCGCCCGGCCGTGATCATCGGACACCAGAAGGGCCGGAGCGTGAAGGAACGGGTCGATCGAAATTTCGGCATGCCCCACCCGGAGGGATACCGGAAAGCGTTGCGCCTGATGAAACAGGCCGAAAAATTCATGAAGCCGGTGATCACCTTCATCGATACGCCGGGCGCTTATCCGGGAATCGGGGCCGAAGAACGCGGGCAAGCCGAGGCGATCGCCCGGAACCTGATCGAGATGGCGCGACTCGCCGTGCCGATCGTCGCCGTCGTGATCGGCGAAGGCGGGAGCGGAGGCGCGCTGGCCCTGGGCGTCGGGGACCGCATCCTGATGTTGGAGCATTCCATCTACTCCGTGATCTCGCCGGAAGGATGCGCCGCCATTCTCTGGAACAACAGCGCCAAGGCCCTGGAGGCGGCGGAGGTTTTGAAAATGACCGCCAAGGACCTACGGTCCTTGGGCGTCATCGACGAAATCATTCCGGAACCCGTCGGCGGCGCCCACAAGGATCCGCCGCAGATGGCCGAGATTCTTGAAAAAGCGATCGAAAACCAATTGGCCCAGCTCGACGGCTTGAAAACCGACGACTTGCTTGAACAACGCTATCAGAAATTCAAAAAGATGGGCGTCTTCGGCGAGGACATCGTGCCGTAA
- a CDS encoding Glu/Leu/Phe/Val dehydrogenase dimerization domain-containing protein, whose amino-acid sequence MTRFQFDRAADAMALDRETRELFKMPYREIRVKIPVRMDDGRLEIFVGYRVQHNNARGPMKGGIRYHPEVDLGEVRSLAALMTWKTAVVNIPFGGAKGGIVCDPKRLSPAEMERMTRTFISMLDAVIGPYQDIPAPDVNTNAQVMAWIMDEYSRRHGYTPGVVTGKPVEVGGSKGRDAATGRGCVFVLQEAARACDLDLGKSRIVIQGIGNVGSHAARLMSQLGGRIIAISDSRGGIYNPDGLPMERVLAYKSEKRSLAGFPESRAVTNEALLELDCDVLIPCALGGVIHKFNADRIKARVIAEGANNPTTTTADEILEKKGVVVIPDILANAGGVTVSYFEWTQNLQQLSWEEEQVNRELRTIMTRSYQNVASMAREKKATLRVAAHIVAIEKVARATHLRGI is encoded by the coding sequence ATGACCCGGTTCCAGTTCGACCGGGCGGCGGACGCGATGGCGTTGGACCGGGAAACCCGGGAGCTGTTCAAAATGCCGTACCGGGAGATCCGGGTCAAAATACCGGTCCGTATGGACGACGGCCGTCTGGAGATTTTTGTCGGTTATCGGGTCCAGCATAACAATGCCCGTGGGCCGATGAAGGGCGGGATCCGCTATCATCCCGAGGTCGATCTGGGCGAAGTCCGGTCGCTCGCGGCCCTGATGACCTGGAAAACGGCCGTGGTCAATATCCCGTTCGGGGGCGCCAAGGGGGGGATCGTTTGCGATCCGAAGCGCCTGTCGCCCGCGGAAATGGAGCGGATGACCCGGACCTTCATCTCGATGCTCGATGCGGTGATAGGACCGTATCAGGATATCCCGGCTCCGGATGTGAACACCAATGCGCAGGTCATGGCCTGGATCATGGACGAGTACAGCCGGCGGCACGGCTACACGCCCGGCGTGGTCACAGGCAAACCCGTCGAGGTGGGGGGGTCGAAGGGCCGGGACGCGGCGACCGGCCGCGGGTGCGTCTTCGTGCTTCAGGAAGCCGCCCGGGCGTGCGATCTCGATCTCGGGAAGTCCCGCATCGTGATTCAGGGCATCGGCAACGTGGGAAGCCACGCCGCGCGGTTGATGAGCCAGCTGGGCGGCCGGATTATCGCGATCAGCGACAGCCGGGGAGGAATTTACAATCCCGACGGTCTTCCGATGGAGCGCGTCCTGGCCTACAAATCGGAAAAACGGAGTCTGGCCGGATTTCCGGAATCGCGGGCCGTTACGAACGAGGCGCTGCTGGAACTGGATTGCGACGTTCTCATCCCCTGCGCGCTCGGGGGCGTGATCCATAAGTTCAACGCCGACCGGATCAAGGCCAGGGTGATCGCCGAAGGGGCCAACAACCCGACGACCACGACGGCGGATGAGATCCTTGAAAAGAAGGGGGTCGTCGTCATCCCGGATATACTGGCCAACGCGGGCGGTGTGACGGTTTCCTATTTCGAGTGGACGCAAAACCTGCAGCAGCTTTCCTGGGAGGAGGAACAGGTGAACCGTGAGCTCCGCACGATCATGACCCGGAGCTATCAAAACGTGGCCTCGATGGCTCGAGAGAAAAAGGCGACGCTTCGGGTGGCCGCCCACATCGTCGCGATCGAAAAAGTGGCCCGCGCCACCCACTTGCGCGGCATTTGA
- a CDS encoding cupin domain-containing protein, with protein MYTCSCCQQSLDRTKIDIQSVADAVEKDKLGAKDAFKRTYIGHGKQSSVFVFQGHKGPFKKHVHVTHDEIGYVLKGTGKVTVGDRVQEVREGDIWVIPANTPHGGEFQTEPTQVLFVSSPIDDPDNPDRVWLD; from the coding sequence ATGTATACCTGTTCATGCTGTCAGCAATCGTTGGACCGGACCAAGATCGACATCCAAAGCGTCGCCGACGCGGTGGAGAAAGACAAGCTCGGCGCGAAGGACGCGTTCAAGCGGACGTACATCGGCCACGGCAAGCAGTCCAGCGTTTTTGTTTTTCAAGGTCACAAGGGGCCGTTTAAGAAACACGTCCACGTGACGCACGACGAGATCGGTTATGTTTTGAAAGGAACGGGAAAAGTCACGGTGGGCGATCGGGTGCAGGAAGTCCGGGAGGGGGACATCTGGGTGATTCCGGCCAACACGCCTCACGGCGGCGAATTCCAGACCGAGCCGACCCAGGTTCTCTTCGTTTCTTCGCCGATCGATGATCCCGATAATCCGGACCGGGTCTGGTTGGATTAG
- the mtnB gene encoding methylthioribulose 1-phosphate dehydratase, with the protein MTAMAKPSASRMGQSQLLCRMLRLFYDKGWVAGTGGGICAVNGSKTALMAPTGVHKEEIKPSDLFVVDCQNGAVIRPPRNRSLAVSECNPIFCAVIDRRGAGSVMHSHALSSVLAADLAGDRDHIVIEGLEMLKGIRGVSNQTKHAVPVIHNTSRERDLLGEIRRVLENPLFQESFCILVRDHGAYIWGADIWETKRHAEVYHFLFEAVAARSGRNPSGPPG; encoded by the coding sequence ATGACCGCCATGGCAAAACCCTCCGCATCCAGAATGGGCCAATCCCAACTCCTCTGTCGCATGCTTCGGTTGTTCTACGACAAGGGATGGGTGGCCGGGACCGGCGGTGGGATCTGCGCCGTCAACGGCTCCAAAACGGCTCTGATGGCGCCGACCGGTGTTCACAAAGAAGAAATCAAACCCTCCGACCTGTTTGTCGTGGATTGCCAAAACGGCGCCGTCATCAGACCGCCCAGGAATCGTTCCTTGGCCGTATCCGAATGCAATCCTATTTTCTGCGCCGTCATCGACCGGCGCGGCGCCGGTTCCGTTATGCACAGTCATGCGCTGTCTTCCGTCCTCGCGGCCGATCTGGCCGGGGACCGCGATCATATCGTCATCGAAGGGCTGGAAATGCTGAAGGGCATCCGGGGGGTTTCAAACCAGACGAAGCATGCCGTCCCCGTGATCCACAACACGTCCCGGGAGCGGGATCTTCTGGGCGAAATCCGTCGGGTGCTCGAGAACCCTCTTTTCCAGGAAAGCTTCTGCATCCTTGTCCGGGATCACGGGGCCTATATTTGGGGAGCGGATATTTGGGAGACCAAACGGCACGCCGAAGTCTATCATTTTCTGTTCGAGGCCGTCGCGGCGCGCTCGGGGCGAAACCCAAGCGGTCCGCCGGGATAA
- the scpB gene encoding SMC-Scp complex subunit ScpB, whose translation MEEHELTAVLEAVLFVSGEPMSVEDLSEVLEGTDPDRIRRALDRLKQSYESAGRGLQIAEVAGGYQIATRAECAPWIRSLEKIKTAARLSHSGLETLAIVAYKQPVTRGEIEAIRGVDSAYVLKTLLERRIVKIAGRREGLGRPMLYGTTREFLQYFGLKDLTELPALKEFKEVAETLPEHEPIHEPAGDVTH comes from the coding sequence ATGGAAGAGCACGAGCTTACAGCCGTTCTAGAGGCGGTTCTTTTCGTTTCGGGTGAGCCGATGTCGGTGGAGGATTTGTCCGAGGTCCTCGAGGGGACCGATCCGGACCGGATCCGACGGGCCTTGGATCGTTTGAAACAGAGCTACGAATCCGCCGGCCGGGGGCTTCAGATCGCGGAGGTGGCCGGGGGCTACCAGATCGCCACGCGCGCCGAGTGCGCGCCGTGGATCCGGTCCCTCGAGAAGATCAAGACCGCCGCCCGCCTGTCCCATTCCGGGCTCGAAACCCTGGCGATCGTGGCCTACAAACAGCCCGTGACGCGCGGGGAGATCGAAGCGATCCGCGGCGTGGATTCGGCGTATGTTCTCAAGACGCTTCTGGAGCGCCGCATTGTGAAAATCGCCGGGCGGCGGGAGGGATTGGGCCGGCCCATGCTTTACGGCACCACGCGCGAATTTCTCCAGTACTTCGGTTTGAAGGATCTTACCGAATTGCCCGCTCTGAAGGAATTTAAAGAGGTGGCCGAAACCCTGCCGGAACACGAACCGATCCATGAACCGGCGGGCGACGTGACGCATTAA
- a CDS encoding segregation/condensation protein A, with the protein MDDPQTSYAVKLPAFEGPLDFLLHLIKKNEINIYDIPIALITRQYLEYLDLMKSFNLAVAGEFLVMAATLIHIKSKMLLPPSETDIEEEDEDPRTELVMRLLEYQRFKEVAQGLEAREQEWREVFHRPPSIGSGESTGDINLVDLSLYDLLEALRGVVKRAPEKKDMEIVVDALSVQERMGLILDRLDARESITFTSLFDDDTTRIAMVVTFLALLELIRLKRLRILQTELFGAIRIWKSTSLQPF; encoded by the coding sequence ATGGACGATCCCCAAACATCGTACGCCGTCAAATTGCCCGCCTTTGAAGGTCCGCTGGACTTTTTGCTTCACCTGATTAAAAAAAATGAAATCAACATCTACGATATCCCGATCGCGCTCATCACGCGGCAGTATCTGGAATACCTCGACCTGATGAAGTCGTTCAACCTGGCCGTCGCCGGAGAATTTCTGGTGATGGCCGCGACGCTGATTCATATCAAATCCAAGATGCTCCTCCCCCCGTCCGAGACGGACATAGAAGAGGAGGACGAAGACCCGCGCACTGAGCTGGTGATGCGGTTGCTGGAGTACCAGCGCTTTAAGGAGGTCGCACAGGGTCTGGAAGCGCGCGAACAGGAATGGCGCGAGGTGTTCCATCGCCCGCCGTCGATCGGGAGCGGCGAGTCAACCGGGGATATCAACCTCGTGGATCTGAGCCTGTATGATCTCTTGGAGGCGCTTCGCGGGGTGGTGAAGCGCGCGCCGGAGAAAAAGGACATGGAGATCGTGGTGGATGCGTTGTCGGTCCAGGAACGGATGGGCCTGATCCTGGACCGGCTGGACGCGCGTGAAAGCATCACCTTTACATCGTTGTTTGACGACGACACCACGCGCATTGCGATGGTCGTGACCTTTCTGGCGTTGTTGGAATTGATTCGGCTGAAACGGCTGCGCATTCTTCAAACCGAACTTTTTGGTGCGATACGCATATGGAAGAGCACGAGCTTACAGCCGTTCTAG
- a CDS encoding dynamin family protein — protein MFSRYTHVQDKTVKDLQALAARVREEGRQDFANALSAVLGKLSENRLNLAVLGEFKRGKSTLINALLGRPLLPMAVVPLTSVITVVEYGEALRVEARFKDGRKETIPLETIPAYVTERENPKNEKGVEQVRLTFPAAFLKGGVRLVDTPGVGSVYEHNTRVAFEFLAQADAALFVISADPPIGAAELAYLKHLRPYVEKLFFLLNKTDLLTESDQREALEFTRGTLCDVLGVSSIRLYPISARLALEGKTRPDPSKLSQSRIPEFEKDLEAFLMDEKGRVLLLSTIGRAAQMIDQERFTLSLQETVLNAPLGALPEKQAAFKRQKESILKRQAAAHHLLQGEIHQLLSILEQDLADFKWGPAQRLSAQLTETFEASSEKAGALRRLLYDHIQESIQNAFNAWLATEEKKISKDAARITQLFADRINSVVERLMEVSAGQFGVRFEPLGWTDAMTFQGGFYYYDVRLEPSFLKPLVQLLIDRLPSRFSRRLVFQEAQRALNDQIDRHCGRVRADFLQRLKREIDGFQAALDRWVDQTAQGIEQAMAIALDQKTRTEARLTAQIRGLREKMETLEEILSRLREFRREASHND, from the coding sequence ATGTTCAGTCGGTATACTCATGTTCAAGACAAAACGGTAAAAGATCTTCAGGCGCTTGCCGCGCGCGTCCGGGAAGAAGGCAGGCAGGACTTTGCCAATGCTCTGTCGGCCGTGCTTGGAAAGCTTTCCGAGAACCGATTGAACCTGGCAGTTCTCGGAGAGTTCAAACGCGGCAAGAGCACCCTCATCAACGCCCTCTTGGGCCGTCCGCTCCTGCCGATGGCCGTGGTTCCACTGACTTCGGTCATTACCGTGGTGGAATACGGGGAGGCCCTGCGGGTTGAAGCAAGGTTTAAAGACGGGCGGAAGGAAACGATCCCGCTTGAGACCATCCCCGCCTATGTGACCGAACGGGAGAATCCGAAAAACGAAAAGGGCGTGGAGCAGGTCCGGCTCACGTTTCCCGCCGCGTTCCTTAAAGGGGGTGTGCGGTTGGTCGACACTCCGGGCGTGGGATCGGTATATGAACACAACACCCGGGTCGCTTTTGAATTTCTTGCGCAAGCGGACGCGGCCCTGTTCGTGATTTCGGCTGATCCGCCCATCGGCGCGGCTGAATTGGCCTACCTCAAACATCTCCGTCCCTATGTCGAGAAGCTCTTCTTTCTTTTGAACAAGACCGATTTGCTAACGGAGAGCGATCAACGGGAGGCTCTGGAATTTACCCGAGGAACACTTTGCGACGTTCTGGGTGTGTCTTCCATCCGGCTTTATCCGATCTCGGCCCGACTGGCCCTGGAGGGCAAAACCCGGCCGGACCCGTCGAAACTTTCCCAGAGCCGGATTCCGGAATTTGAAAAGGATCTGGAGGCTTTTCTGATGGATGAGAAAGGAAGGGTCCTGCTCCTTTCAACGATCGGCAGGGCGGCGCAGATGATTGATCAGGAACGGTTCACCCTCTCTCTCCAAGAAACCGTTCTGAACGCTCCGTTGGGTGCTCTGCCGGAAAAACAGGCGGCCTTCAAACGGCAGAAGGAATCCATTCTTAAAAGGCAGGCGGCGGCTCATCACCTACTCCAAGGGGAGATCCATCAATTGCTCTCGATCCTCGAACAGGATTTGGCCGACTTCAAATGGGGCCCCGCGCAGCGATTGTCGGCGCAACTCACGGAGACCTTCGAGGCCAGCTCTGAGAAGGCCGGCGCCCTCCGGCGCCTGCTGTACGACCATATTCAGGAGAGCATCCAGAACGCGTTCAATGCATGGCTCGCCACCGAGGAGAAGAAGATCTCAAAGGACGCGGCTCGCATTACCCAACTCTTCGCCGACCGGATCAACTCCGTGGTCGAACGCCTCATGGAGGTTTCCGCAGGCCAATTCGGGGTCCGGTTCGAGCCCCTCGGCTGGACGGACGCCATGACGTTCCAAGGCGGCTTCTATTATTATGATGTTCGACTGGAGCCGTCCTTCCTGAAACCCCTCGTCCAACTGTTGATCGACCGGCTTCCCTCACGGTTCTCGCGTCGGCTCGTCTTTCAGGAGGCACAGCGGGCCTTGAACGATCAAATCGACCGGCACTGCGGGCGGGTTCGCGCGGACTTTCTGCAGCGGCTGAAAAGAGAGATCGACGGATTTCAGGCGGCGCTGGATCGGTGGGTGGATCAGACGGCGCAAGGGATCGAGCAGGCGATGGCCATCGCTCTGGACCAAAAGACCCGAACCGAAGCACGGTTAACGGCCCAGATCCGGGGTCTGCGGGAAAAAATGGAGACGCTTGAGGAAATTTTGAGTCGCCTCCGGGAATTTCGCCGTGAGGCTTCACATAACGACTAG